The DNA region GTATAAGGATGTTCCCAAGAAACGGTCATTTGACTATGCACAGGATTAGGAAAGATGCTTAGGTCTAGTGTTGTCTGAGTTATAGAGGGAAAGCAATTGTCGGACATAGAAGAAAGTAAAGGATGAGAAAGTTTAGCCACCCAAGCTTCGGGTCTACCTACACTTCCGTTTATGATAGCTCGTGAGCAGGCTGCCCAAGCTACGCCGATTTGATTGTACTTTCTTTGAATTCCTGTGTAATCGCCCCAGCGTTCAGGTTGAGAACCTAATTGTCGCATCCGCGAAGTGCCCATTTTTATGCGAACAGGATAAGAAGACTGCATGGCATCATCTACAAAAACGGCTGAACAGCCCGCAAATACACTATCCCCACTATGGTTAAAAGCAATAAATACACTTTTTTCTGTGGGTGTCAAACCTGCAAAACAAATAGAAGGATAAGCATTGTGCAAAGTATCAGGAATGAATATCTCTTCAATGTTACGAGTTGTATTGAGGTTTTTTATTCTGCCGTATAGCACAGCGCTTCTATTAGCAGGCATTTGGCGGGCATTCATCACAAAATGAATTTCTTGATTGTGATAAAATCCATCTAAAACACGACAATCATTTGTGTTTAGCTTAATAGTATCGTTTTTTTGGGGAGCATTGGGCGGAAGCGTGTAAGGTAAAACATCTGTACATAATTGCATGCTCAATACAGGGCTATTTGGAATAGTAGTATTGATTTTGAGTAAAAACATTAAACTGTCATTGTTAGCCGTATGAGCTTTATTGGATAGAAAGTAGATGCTATCGCCGTATGTGCTTATTCCGCCTTTTATCGGAGTGATATTGAATAAAGGAGTTCCCATATACTTGATATTGTAATAGTATTTTGTATCATTTGTTCCAAAAGGAGCTCCTGTATAACCTTTAATTTTATTTATCTGCCATATTGTGGATTGCTTAAAACCAGAGTTGTTCACTGAACCATTGTAAAAAGTATTGACACACACAAAGAGTTCAGAATCAGACATAGCAATGCTAGGATAATCCGACCAAGTACTATCATTTAAAGGGTTGCCATCTAATTTATAGACCCACCAGCCATTCGTAGGATTGCTCGTTTTAGAAAAACATACATTGATTTTAGTATTTTGCCAAGTATATCCTGTTAAAAACACAAGAATGAAGCGATTAGCTACGGGGTCATATAAGATTTTAGGATCATAAGAAGTACTAAAAGAGCTATAACCGCCTATGCTGTTAAGAGTTTGTACACCGAAGTAAGTTCCTGATTCATTAAAAATACGCAATGCAGTGTTCTGCGCAGCTACAATGATTCCGCTATCAGATATAGCAATGTTGTTATCGTTAGGGATACCATTAGAGGGGTACGCACCAAAGTTAGTAGAAACCACAGGCGGACTGACTAACTGTGTTTTTTGGCTTTTTGAGATATTGTTGGGCAGCACAGGTAAATGAGCTTGTTCTAGTTGCCGCTTAATTTGTTGAGTTATTTTTTGTTCAGGATTAGCTTCAAAAGGAATATGCTTAATACTTACTTCCCACTCATCCACAAAGTTTGTAGCGCTATAAGGAACTATTACTTTGCCTGGCTGGCTGCTATATTCAAATTGGGCATAAAGGCTTAGGTTGATACACAAGAGCAAGATTGTTAATAGTCTTGAACACATATTCTCAAAGATAAACAAATTTTTTAGAGAATCGTAAATGCAAATTGACAATTATTTCGCTTAAAGAGCAAGCATCTTTACCACAACAAATGAAACTATTTTATTTTTGTTTGACTTTTTACGGACATACATGTATTCACATTATGGATGTATTTTCATCGGAGGAGGGTTGAGCAGCATATTAGCTGCTTACACTTGGCTAGAGTTGGGTTACTCGAAACCTATCTTAATCATTGAGCAAAATTCATATCTTTGTGGCAATCATACTTGGAGTTTTAATCAAACAGATATTCTACCTCAAGCTTGGAATTTATTACAACCTTTGATTGATGTATCTTGGCAGAGCTATCAAGTCAAATTTCCGAAAATAGAACGAACAGTGCTCATTCCCTACCACACTATTTTTTCACAAAGCTTGTCAAAAAAGATAAAAGACTATGCTGAAAAAAATTCGTTATTACAGATTATAACGGGACAAAGAGCATCTGTTTTGCGTCAGGATACATCGACAATTGTAGTAACTCAAAACAATCACTCTTATACAGCTGACTGGATTTTCTACGCCACAGGAAACATAGCAACTTTTACTACTACTGCTTATCAGAAGTTTGTAGGTTTAGAGGTAATTTTAGCTGAACCTGTTAGTTTACCTTCACCTATTATCATGGATGCTACTGTGGCACAAAAAGATGGTTTTAGATTCATGTATGTGCTGCCATTTGAACCTAAGCGATTGTTGATAGAGGATACTTATTATAGTTTGAATCAAAGGTTGAATGTATCCACTATAACCGACGAAATACAGGAATATGCTCAAAACAAAGGTTGGAAAATAGTGTGCATTCAAAGACAAGAACAAGGTGTTTTACCTATTCCGCTTAGTCAAGAAAAACCTGCTTGTATACATTCTAATGTACTCCCTCTGGGCATGCATGCGAATTTATTTCATGTAACTACGGGCTATTCTTTAGCAGCTAACTATAATTTTATTTGGCAAATGTATCCTTTTTTGGAAGAAAAAAATTTACCTGCTATTTGGTACCAAAAGTTACTTGAATTTCATAGGTCTATGCAATTTTATAGGATAATGAATCGTTTTTTATTTATAGCAGGAAAGACTGACAAACGATATAGATTTTTAGAAGCGTTTTACCAACGGTGCAACGATGCGCAAATTGCTCGATTTTATGCAGGAAAAAGCACTTTTCAAGATAAGATGCATATACTTTCAGGAAAAGCACCTTTTAGACCAAGCTGGTATATGCTCAATGCGCTAATAGGAATACGAAGAGAGATAGACTAAAAGACTTCAAGGTAGAGTTTGAATAGTCTAAAAACACATTCGTAATCAAATATTTAGCAAAATATGCTAACTGACACACTCGTTACGTAAAAAAATTGATTTGATTTACAATAAGTTAGCAGCTACTGCAGTATTTTTGCCTATTATAGTTTGTTTTTATTGTTCTTTTTTTTACCTTTGTTATTCGTATCTAATACGCACGGAGTATATATGGACATATCCAGAAGAACATTTTTGAAGCAAATTTTTGTGTCAGGTGCAGCTTTGAGTATAGGAGGACCTGGGTTAGTAACAGGATGGGCAAAATCGAAGCCTATAAGAATTACCATATTACATACAAATGACGTTCATTCTCGGATTGAACCTTTTCCCATGGATGGGTCAAAAGTACAAGGTTTAGGTGGTTTTGCACGCAGAGCTACTCTAATTAAACAAATTCGCGCAACGAATCCAAATGTTTTACTTTTAGATGCAGGAGATATTGTGCAGGGAACACCTTATTTTAATTTCTATGGCGGAGAAGTAGAAATAAAATTGATGAATAAATTAGGTTACGATGCTTGCACTATAGGTAATCACGACTTTGACGGCGGGATAGAAGGTTTAGCAAAAATGATAAAATTAGCTAACTTTCCATTTGTATGTGCAAATTATGATTTTAGAAACAATATTATCCAAGGTAAGGTAAGTCCTTACAAAGTGTTTGTAAAACAAGGCGTTAGAATAGGAGTGTTTGGCATAGGCATTCAGTTAGATGGCTTAGTGGCTGACAAAATGCATGCTAACACTATTTATCTTAACCCTGTTGAAAAGGCTAACCAAACAGCTAAAATTCTTCGTGAAAAAGAAAAATGTAGCTTAGTAATTTGTTTATCTCATTTAGGGCATTATCCTCGTGTAGATGCTGAAACTTGCGATCCTTACCTTGCTAAAAATACAAGCGGTATAGATTTGATTATTGGAGCACATACTCACACCTTTATGGATAAGCCTGCTGTGTATAAAAATGCTAAGGATGAAGAAGTCTTAGTCTTTCAAGTAGGTTGGGCAGGCATCAATCTTGGGCGGGTAGATTTTGAAATGGATAGCTTAGGTAGAAAGCAATCTTACACTGCTATGTCTATCCCTATCAATGATAGTATTCCTCAAAGTATAATTTAGTTTTTACTTATTTTACTTTCAGGTGCGTTTTCAAAAAAATTTAGCTACTATGTATTCAGACATCATGGAAAAAGAGATTGTAATAAATAATGCACAGCAAATATGGGCAGATTGCCTGAAAATTATTAAAATTAAAGTTCCAGAAAAAATATACCAGGCTTGGTTTGCACCCATCATTCCAATAGCATTTGAGAATGATGTGCTTCGTTTGCTACTACCTAACCAGGCTTGCTACCAACAGCTGGAAGGAAACTATGTAGACATACTTGCTGAAGCACTAACTAATGTAATTGGTCAGAACGCACAATTGGAATATCAGATTCAACAAAAACTCTCTAATAAAGAACCTATCAAGCCATTTGTCCAACAAAGTTTTGACAGTAACCTCAATGAAGAATATACTTTTGAGAATTTTATAGAAGGTGATTGTAACCGCATGAGCAAAGCGGCAGCTATGTCTATTGCTGAAAGACCTGGAGTAATGTATAATCCTTTACTAGTATTTGGGGATGTAGGATTGGGAAAAACCCACTTAGTACAAGCCATTGGTAACCACGTTAAAAAGAAATATCCTGAAAAAAATGTCTATTACATCTCTTCGGAAAAGTTCATTAGTCAGTTTGTAGATGCTATACGCGAAAACGCAGTTCAAAGCTTTAATAAGTTTTACGAACAAATTGATGTTCTGATTGTAGATGATGTTCAGTTTTTTAGTGGCAAAGAAAAAACCCAAGAGAACTTTTTTCATATATTCAATACTCTACACATTCAGAAAAAAGCCATAATACTTACTTCGGACCGCCCACCTAAAGATCTAAAAGGTTTAGAAGATAGGTTAGTTTCTCGTTTCAGTTCAGGTTTAACAGTAGATGTACAACTCCCTGATTATGAAACTCGCTTAGCTATTTTAGAGAAAAAAATTGCTGTGGGAAATGATATTGTACCTCACGAAGTGGTACAATATATTGCACAACATGTAACTACAAACATCCGTGAATTAGAGGGGTGCTTAGTGTCTTTATTAGCCCGAAGTTCTTTTGAAAAACGCACTATTGACTTGCAACTTGCTCGAGAAGTCTTAATGAACATTACTCGTAATAAACCCAAAGAAGCTAGTATTGAAACTATACAAATTGTAGTAGCTCAACATTTTGATTTAACTGTGGATGATCTCAATGGTGTCTCCCGAAAAAAAGAAATAGCTGTTGCAAGACAAATTGCTATGTATTTATGCAAAAAGCTCACTCAAAATTCGTACAAAGTCATAGGACAAAAATTTGGAAACCGTGATCACAGTACAGTGATACATGCTTTTCAAACCATTGAGGATTTGTCTAAAACAGATAAAAAACTTAAAGAAACACTTAGCTTATTAGAAATGCAAATTGGACAAAAATGAAATTATTTGCTGCTAAGTGTATTTCTTTCATTGCTTTACCTGTATGGCTACCATTCTTTATTAGTTTAATTTTGCAGCAGGGAATGTTTTGGGCTATTCTCTCTGCTCTTTTGATCTTGAGCTTTATCATTTTTTACAAAAAGATAGGATGGTTAACTTCTTTACATCTATCTACCCGAGCAGAAAGGCTACTTCCCTTGGCAACCTCTGTAATTGTATATCTAACTTTTAGTTTTTTATGTCAATGGCACTTATCTCAAATGTATCAAGTATTTCTTTTAGCTACTTTGACCGTTTCAAGTTTGTACCTGGCTACTCTATGGGACAAGATAAGCATTCACACAGCAGGAATAGCAGCAAGCTTAATGTGGATAAATGAGTACTATAGCTGGCAATGGGCAAGCGTCATGATAGCAACTTTAGTTCTTGCAGCAGTAATATGGGCAAGGTTATACCTCAAAGCGCATAATCTAAAGCAAATTATAATGGGATTTGGAATTGGTACAGCTAGCTACATGATGCTATACCTAGTAAAACCATTTCTCTACTGAGGATATTTTTCCCATAAGCCTAACATTCCTGTTAAACCGCCTGTATGAACTATTAAAATATTCGAACCGGGTGCGAAACTCCTCCTTTGGGCTAAATCTTGTATAGCCCACCAAACTTTACCTGTGTAGATAGGATCTAATAAAATACCCGTATAACGAGAAAATAAGCTTAGCTGATACAAATAATTTGTTGTAGTTTTTGCATATCCTCCTAAAGTGTATTCTGTATGCAGATAAAAATTCTGACCGTATTGAAGTACAGTTTTTTTAATAGAGTCAAAAGCCTTCAAAACAGCTACACCATGTACATGGGTATGCAAATATGAACTTGACTTACCTGCTAATATACCCGCCAAAGTAGTCCCTGTGCCACAAGCACAAAATACGTGGTCAATATAAGTAGGGATATTTTCCCAAATTTCCATACATCCTTTAACGCCTAATTCTCCTGCGCCCCCTTCATCTAAAAAGTAGTAATCTGCTTTAGATTGAGCTAAGTTGTTAAAACATTCTTTTTTATCCTTATACATAGAGCGAGATACAAAATGTAATTCCATTCCAAACTGTTTACATAAGAATAAGATAAAATTTTGAACAGGTTCGCCACGTACTATTCCGATTGTTTTGAAACCGTACATAGCTCCTGCACAAGCTACCGCTAATAGATGATTAGAGTAAGCTCCTCCAAATGTAAGCACAGCCTTATAACCTTGGCTTTGGATGTCTTTGATATAGTATTTAAGTTTTCTCCATTTGTTCCCAGACACAAACACATGATATAGATCCTCCCGTAAAACAAATAAATTGTAGATAGAAGGGAATAAATCGTCAGGTAAAAATACTTGCTGACAAGGTATCATTCTTGTATATCTAAGTAGGGAATACAGGCATTAAGTAGTTGCTCTTGGCTAACAGGTACGTTTTCTTTTGCTTTTCCAATAGCTTGCAATAAAGTTACTCGTAGCTGCTCCTGATAATTTTTTTTATCTTGATACAGGTACTTGAGAAATTCATTTTTGGGTACAGGCAAAATCTTAGTAATATACCCAAAATCCAAAATAGTGTTTTCTATTTCTTCAAATTCAGCTTTTGAAAGCATACTCACAGCAGTAGAAAGTTTAGCTTCTACTAACATACCAATGGCAATGGCTTCTCCGTGAGTCAAGGGCGTTTCTGTTTGGGCATAAATACTCTCTATGGCATGTCCTACGGTATGCCCAAAATTAAGCCATTTGCGAATATCTACTTCGTAAGCATCTTCCTCCACAATGCTTTTTTTTATCTCACAGGAACGATAGATAATTTCAGTCAAAGAGGTGGTAGTAAGTTCACTAATTTTAGTACTTTTACACATTTCCCAATAGTTTCTATCTGCAATAAGCCCATGTTTTAGAATTTCTGCGTATCCTGATTTGAATGCCCTAATCGGCAATGTCTTTAAAAAAATGAGGTCAATAATTACAGATTCAGGAGTATTAAACAATCCAATTTGATTTTTGCTATTGTGTAAATTTACACCTACTTTCCCACCTATACTTGCATCTACTTGGGCTAATAAAGTAGTAGGGATATTGATAAAAAGAATACCTCGTTTGTACAAGCCTGCTACTAAACCCCCAATATCTGAAACTGTTCCACCACCTAAATTGATGATAAGTGCGTTTCTATCTACATGATTTTCTAACATGTATTGCCATATTTTTTCGCAAGTATGTAGAGTTTTGTTTTCTTCACCCGAAGGAATAGAATATAAATGAATATTGATTGGATGTTTAGTAGATAAGTATGGTTTGAGTACAGGTAAAGTATGTTCTACGCTATTTTCATCTGCAAGAATGAGTATAAAAGAGGGATTGATTTGATCTAACAGCTTAGGAAGATAAGAAAGTGCCTCCACACCTATGTAAATGGGATAGCTCGCATGAACAGTATGTATAGCATTAGCTTTAAGCACTTTAATCATTATTTGGTTCAAATATAAAAATATAGAACTGAATTTTACAAATTTTTATTGCTGCCTTTTGATAACAATATAAAAACCCTTGTAAAGTAGATTTTACAAGGGTTTTTAGTAGAAGATTGTTTTTTTAGTTAATAGCAACTTTGAACTCGTTTGTGTTACGAATGTTATTACGACGGAACTCGGGGTCTTTTGAAGCCTTCTCTTTGAGTGAAGGATCTAATTTGCAGGCTTTTGAAAGATACTTAGCTACATCTGTAACATTATTCATGCGTGCTGCATTGATAGCTAAAAGGTAGTTAGTCATAGCAGCAATTTTATCGGTTGCATCGGGCTGGAGATTATTTTCAGCTTCAAGAGCTTGTCTGGCTGAGTCGTAACCCTTGGATAAAATGTAAGCTAGACCTTTATTGTAGTTAGTTGTGCGGACTTTAGGATCTGCAGCATTAAATGCAGCAATAGCTTGGTCATATTTACCTCTCTTGATGTAGATACCCCCCATATTGTAGTTAGCCGCCATAGCTACTTCTCCACTTGCACCTTTAGCTTTGTTAAAGCATTCCATTGCTTTTGCATAGTCTTTCATATTTTTGTATACAACCCCAAGTCCATTCATTACCATGGGTTCATCTTTTTTGAGTTGATCGGCTTTTTCCAAAAGCTGCTTAGCGGCTTGGT from Bacteroidia bacterium includes:
- the aroB gene encoding 3-dehydroquinate synthase, which gives rise to MIKVLKANAIHTVHASYPIYIGVEALSYLPKLLDQINPSFILILADENSVEHTLPVLKPYLSTKHPINIHLYSIPSGEENKTLHTCEKIWQYMLENHVDRNALIINLGGGTVSDIGGLVAGLYKRGILFINIPTTLLAQVDASIGGKVGVNLHNSKNQIGLFNTPESVIIDLIFLKTLPIRAFKSGYAEILKHGLIADRNYWEMCKSTKISELTTTSLTEIIYRSCEIKKSIVEEDAYEVDIRKWLNFGHTVGHAIESIYAQTETPLTHGEAIAIGMLVEAKLSTAVSMLSKAEFEEIENTILDFGYITKILPVPKNEFLKYLYQDKKNYQEQLRVTLLQAIGKAKENVPVSQEQLLNACIPYLDIQE
- the dnaA gene encoding chromosomal replication initiator protein DnaA, with translation MYSDIMEKEIVINNAQQIWADCLKIIKIKVPEKIYQAWFAPIIPIAFENDVLRLLLPNQACYQQLEGNYVDILAEALTNVIGQNAQLEYQIQQKLSNKEPIKPFVQQSFDSNLNEEYTFENFIEGDCNRMSKAAAMSIAERPGVMYNPLLVFGDVGLGKTHLVQAIGNHVKKKYPEKNVYYISSEKFISQFVDAIRENAVQSFNKFYEQIDVLIVDDVQFFSGKEKTQENFFHIFNTLHIQKKAIILTSDRPPKDLKGLEDRLVSRFSSGLTVDVQLPDYETRLAILEKKIAVGNDIVPHEVVQYIAQHVTTNIRELEGCLVSLLARSSFEKRTIDLQLAREVLMNITRNKPKEASIETIQIVVAQHFDLTVDDLNGVSRKKEIAVARQIAMYLCKKLTQNSYKVIGQKFGNRDHSTVIHAFQTIEDLSKTDKKLKETLSLLEMQIGQK
- a CDS encoding metallophosphatase, which translates into the protein MSRRTFLKQIFVSGAALSIGGPGLVTGWAKSKPIRITILHTNDVHSRIEPFPMDGSKVQGLGGFARRATLIKQIRATNPNVLLLDAGDIVQGTPYFNFYGGEVEIKLMNKLGYDACTIGNHDFDGGIEGLAKMIKLANFPFVCANYDFRNNIIQGKVSPYKVFVKQGVRIGVFGIGIQLDGLVADKMHANTIYLNPVEKANQTAKILREKEKCSLVICLSHLGHYPRVDAETCDPYLAKNTSGIDLIIGAHTHTFMDKPAVYKNAKDEEVLVFQVGWAGINLGRVDFEMDSLGRKQSYTAMSIPINDSIPQSII
- the crtY gene encoding lycopene beta-cyclase CrtY, with translation MYSHYGCIFIGGGLSSILAAYTWLELGYSKPILIIEQNSYLCGNHTWSFNQTDILPQAWNLLQPLIDVSWQSYQVKFPKIERTVLIPYHTIFSQSLSKKIKDYAEKNSLLQIITGQRASVLRQDTSTIVVTQNNHSYTADWIFYATGNIATFTTTAYQKFVGLEVILAEPVSLPSPIIMDATVAQKDGFRFMYVLPFEPKRLLIEDTYYSLNQRLNVSTITDEIQEYAQNKGWKIVCIQRQEQGVLPIPLSQEKPACIHSNVLPLGMHANLFHVTTGYSLAANYNFIWQMYPFLEEKNLPAIWYQKLLEFHRSMQFYRIMNRFLFIAGKTDKRYRFLEAFYQRCNDAQIARFYAGKSTFQDKMHILSGKAPFRPSWYMLNALIGIRREID
- a CDS encoding T9SS type A sorting domain-containing protein, whose product is MCSRLLTILLLCINLSLYAQFEYSSQPGKVIVPYSATNFVDEWEVSIKHIPFEANPEQKITQQIKRQLEQAHLPVLPNNISKSQKTQLVSPPVVSTNFGAYPSNGIPNDNNIAISDSGIIVAAQNTALRIFNESGTYFGVQTLNSIGGYSSFSTSYDPKILYDPVANRFILVFLTGYTWQNTKINVCFSKTSNPTNGWWVYKLDGNPLNDSTWSDYPSIAMSDSELFVCVNTFYNGSVNNSGFKQSTIWQINKIKGYTGAPFGTNDTKYYYNIKYMGTPLFNITPIKGGISTYGDSIYFLSNKAHTANNDSLMFLLKINTTIPNSPVLSMQLCTDVLPYTLPPNAPQKNDTIKLNTNDCRVLDGFYHNQEIHFVMNARQMPANRSAVLYGRIKNLNTTRNIEEIFIPDTLHNAYPSICFAGLTPTEKSVFIAFNHSGDSVFAGCSAVFVDDAMQSSYPVRIKMGTSRMRQLGSQPERWGDYTGIQRKYNQIGVAWAACSRAIINGSVGRPEAWVAKLSHPLLSSMSDNCFPSITQTTLDLSIFPNPVHSQMTVSWEHPYTEMAYIHIFDVQGKKVATLYQDYIKAGRNVLYFNTTALPNGVYILTVQTNSRTYSSKLVVQP
- a CDS encoding pyridoxal-phosphate dependent enzyme, translated to MIPCQQVFLPDDLFPSIYNLFVLREDLYHVFVSGNKWRKLKYYIKDIQSQGYKAVLTFGGAYSNHLLAVACAGAMYGFKTIGIVRGEPVQNFILFLCKQFGMELHFVSRSMYKDKKECFNNLAQSKADYYFLDEGGAGELGVKGCMEIWENIPTYIDHVFCACGTGTTLAGILAGKSSSYLHTHVHGVAVLKAFDSIKKTVLQYGQNFYLHTEYTLGGYAKTTTNYLYQLSLFSRYTGILLDPIYTGKVWWAIQDLAQRRSFAPGSNILIVHTGGLTGMLGLWEKYPQ